A single region of the Geobacillus subterraneus genome encodes:
- the mnhG gene encoding monovalent cation/H(+) antiporter subunit G translates to MAGALLTLISAIGVLRLPDVYTRSHAISKSTTLGMIFILMGTLFYFWLKHDHFNSRLLLAIVFLFLTSPVSAHLISRAAYYSGVRPWEGTVRDDLAERRENRTKSAK, encoded by the coding sequence ATGGCTGGTGCGCTGTTAACATTGATTTCGGCCATCGGCGTCCTCCGTCTTCCCGACGTCTATACGAGAAGCCATGCCATTAGCAAAAGCACGACGCTAGGGATGATTTTCATCTTAATGGGGACGTTATTTTACTTTTGGTTGAAGCACGATCATTTCAATTCCCGTTTGTTGTTGGCTATTGTCTTTCTGTTTTTAACATCCCCGGTGTCGGCTCATTTGATTAGCCGTGCGGCATACTACTCCGGCGTTCGACCGTGGGAAGGGACGGTTCGCGACGATTTGGCCGAACGGAGAGAGAATAGAACGAAAAGCGCAAAGTAG
- the kapD gene encoding 3'-5' exonuclease KapD, whose amino-acid sequence MDVPQYLFLDFEFTMPETKTTPDRFYPEIIEVGLVAVVDEQIVSQFSAYVKPLRFPQLTDRCKSFLNITQEQIDRGMSFYELVSLLRQYDRERPTTVVTWGSMDMKVLRENCQSARVEFPFTGEHRDLAMEYKRFFGNKNQTGLRKAVQEYGNEGIGKAHCALDDAFTAYTIFRLVENDKKYLAKTKPTTIGERIDFTQLRKKFAL is encoded by the coding sequence ATGGACGTCCCGCAATATTTGTTTCTCGATTTTGAATTTACGATGCCGGAGACGAAAACGACCCCGGATAGGTTTTATCCGGAAATTATCGAAGTGGGCCTTGTCGCGGTCGTTGACGAGCAAATTGTGAGCCAGTTTTCCGCTTATGTGAAACCGCTCCGTTTTCCGCAGCTCACCGACCGATGCAAGTCATTTCTCAATATCACTCAAGAACAAATCGACCGCGGAATGAGTTTTTATGAACTTGTTTCCTTGCTTCGGCAATATGACCGCGAGCGCCCGACGACGGTCGTGACATGGGGAAGCATGGATATGAAAGTGCTTCGGGAAAACTGCCAGTCGGCGCGGGTGGAGTTTCCGTTCACCGGCGAACACCGCGATTTGGCGATGGAGTATAAACGTTTTTTTGGAAACAAAAACCAAACCGGATTGCGCAAGGCCGTACAAGAGTACGGGAACGAAGGGATTGGAAAAGCCCATTGCGCGCTCGATGACGCATTTACCGCGTATACGATTTTCCGGCTCGTTGAAAACGATAAAAAATATTTGGCGAAGACGAAGCCCACGACGATCGGGGAGCGGATCGATTTCACCCAGCTGCGGAAAAAATTCGCTTTATAG
- a CDS encoding superoxide dismutase family protein, with translation MLAGCGQEDGTSRTVEMINADSDPIGTIELTEQAEGVRLKLDLEGLPPGERAIHIHEKGSCEPPDFQSAGGHYNPDGKKHGLLHPEGAHAGDLPNIIVKDDGTVNVELTAPNVTLREGEKGSLLTKDGTSIVIHAKKDDGMTQPAGDAGGRIACGEIKSS, from the coding sequence ATGTTAGCGGGCTGCGGCCAAGAGGACGGCACGAGCCGGACGGTGGAGATGATCAATGCGGACAGCGATCCGATTGGCACCATTGAGTTGACGGAACAGGCGGAAGGGGTTCGGTTGAAACTCGACCTAGAAGGGCTTCCGCCGGGAGAGCGTGCCATTCATATTCATGAAAAAGGGAGCTGCGAACCGCCCGATTTTCAATCGGCCGGCGGGCATTACAATCCCGATGGGAAAAAGCACGGGCTTCTCCACCCGGAAGGCGCGCATGCCGGTGATTTGCCGAACATTATTGTCAAAGACGACGGCACGGTCAACGTTGAACTGACGGCGCCAAACGTGACGTTACGGGAAGGGGAAAAAGGGTCACTGCTGACAAAAGACGGAACGTCGATCGTCATTCATGCGAAGAAGGACGACGGCATGACCCAACCGGCGGGGGATGCGGGCGGACGCATCGCCTGTGGGGAAATTAAATCATCGTAA
- a CDS encoding MalY/PatB family protein: MFSFDQVIDRRGTQSVKWDDTKRVFGYEDVWPMWVADMDFPAPKAVQDALQARIEHGIFGYTVIPDSLNEAVCEWLQRRHGWSIDPGWLTFAHGVVPAVAAAIEAFSEPGERIVVFSPVYRPLFDLVRRHGRALVFSPLRLTEDNYVIDWDDLERNLSGAKLLILCHPHNPGGKSWRTEELERLGELCLKHGVFVLSDEIHADLTFPPHRHVPFASLHPELARQSATFRAPTKTFNLAGLQAAEAIIPDEPRRRAFRRVQQRQGFFTLSPFAVVGAEAAYRHGGPWLDALLAYLQQNIDATVSYLAAELPALRPIRPEATYLVWIDARGLGLSEAELKKQLLEKGKIAVEFGSKFGQEGNGFIRLNVACPRPTLEEGLRRLVSALR, encoded by the coding sequence ATGTTTTCGTTTGACCAAGTCATCGACCGCCGAGGGACGCAGTCGGTGAAATGGGATGATACGAAGCGGGTGTTTGGGTATGAAGATGTATGGCCGATGTGGGTGGCCGATATGGATTTTCCGGCTCCTAAAGCGGTGCAAGACGCGCTGCAAGCGCGAATCGAACACGGGATTTTTGGTTACACCGTCATTCCTGATTCGTTGAACGAGGCGGTGTGCGAATGGCTTCAGCGCCGCCACGGGTGGAGCATCGACCCGGGTTGGCTCACGTTTGCCCACGGTGTCGTGCCGGCGGTCGCCGCTGCCATTGAGGCGTTTTCCGAGCCGGGAGAGCGCATCGTTGTCTTTTCCCCGGTTTACCGGCCGCTGTTTGATCTCGTCCGCCGCCACGGCCGCGCGCTTGTGTTTAGCCCCCTTCGCTTGACGGAAGACAATTATGTCATCGACTGGGATGACTTGGAGCGGAACCTGTCCGGAGCAAAGCTGCTCATTCTTTGCCACCCGCATAACCCGGGCGGCAAATCGTGGAGAACAGAAGAACTCGAACGGCTCGGGGAGCTGTGTCTGAAGCACGGCGTCTTCGTCCTTTCCGACGAAATTCACGCCGATTTGACGTTCCCGCCGCATCGGCATGTGCCGTTCGCTTCGCTCCATCCGGAGTTGGCAAGACAAAGCGCCACGTTCCGGGCGCCGACGAAAACATTCAATCTCGCCGGCTTGCAGGCGGCCGAGGCGATCATCCCTGACGAGCCGCGGCGCCGGGCGTTCCGCCGCGTCCAACAGCGGCAAGGGTTTTTCACGCTCAGCCCGTTTGCCGTTGTCGGAGCGGAGGCGGCTTACCGCCATGGCGGGCCGTGGCTTGACGCCTTGCTTGCGTATTTGCAGCAAAACATCGACGCCACTGTCTCCTATTTGGCGGCCGAGCTTCCAGCCCTCCGCCCCATCCGCCCGGAAGCGACGTATCTCGTCTGGATCGATGCCCGCGGCCTCGGTCTTTCTGAAGCCGAACTCAAAAAACAGCTTCTGGAAAAAGGGAAAATCGCTGTTGAGTTCGGCAGCAAATTCGGACAGGAAGGAAACGGCTTTATCCGTCTGAACGTCGCCTGTCCGCGCCCGACGCTTGAGGAAGGGCTGCGGCGGCTAGTGAGCGCGCTGCGCTAA
- a CDS encoding DUF1871 family protein, translating to MNGQPLNRLLLDTIRAWDPFGYGNDAYEVEAIDVLQAVYDTDDARALAARILSIYEFAFDAAIPFRDCLQLASRLLELKRTASCSFPA from the coding sequence ATGAACGGACAACCGTTGAACCGGCTGCTTCTTGACACCATTCGCGCCTGGGATCCGTTCGGTTACGGAAACGACGCGTACGAGGTGGAGGCGATCGACGTGCTTCAGGCCGTATATGATACGGATGATGCCCGCGCGCTCGCTGCTCGCATTCTGTCCATATATGAATTCGCGTTTGACGCGGCAATTCCTTTTCGCGATTGCCTACAACTTGCCAGCCGGCTGCTCGAACTGAAACGAACGGCGTCTTGTTCGTTCCCGGCATGA
- a CDS encoding Lrp/AsnC family transcriptional regulator — MKLSDKELEIIEILEKDARTPIDVLAKMIELPVEETEALVKKLEEANVIVQYTALVDWRKADGHEGVTAMIDVKVTPKRGVGFDEVAERIYRFPEVKSVYLMSGAYDLSVVIEGRSMADVAQFVSEKLSTLDSVISTTTHFILKKYKHDGIIFDQGDQDRRIVVAP, encoded by the coding sequence GTGAAACTGAGCGATAAAGAGCTTGAAATTATCGAAATATTGGAAAAAGATGCGCGGACGCCGATCGATGTGCTGGCGAAAATGATCGAGTTGCCCGTCGAAGAAACAGAGGCGCTCGTCAAAAAGCTGGAGGAGGCAAACGTGATCGTCCAATATACGGCGCTTGTCGATTGGCGGAAGGCGGACGGCCATGAAGGGGTGACGGCGATGATCGATGTGAAAGTGACCCCGAAGCGCGGCGTCGGTTTTGATGAGGTGGCGGAGCGCATTTACCGTTTTCCTGAAGTGAAATCGGTGTATTTAATGTCCGGTGCTTATGATTTGTCGGTCGTCATTGAAGGGCGGTCGATGGCGGACGTCGCCCAGTTCGTTTCCGAAAAACTGTCAACGCTTGATTCCGTCATTTCGACGACCACCCATTTCATCTTGAAAAAATATAAACATGACGGCATCATCTTTGACCAAGGAGATCAAGATCGCCGCATCGTGGTGGCGCCATGA